A single window of Syntrophus aciditrophicus SB DNA harbors:
- a CDS encoding response regulator, whose translation MMEEGKTLFNEVASGSYDASDRPFDFVTEQGETALVCESDPGLKDKTGQALFSLGYSVKEAESVRDALKKMRFHVFDVIVVNADFDEGKGARELLTALELLDVSIRRRIFVTLVGDSFRTRDSMAAFHRSVNLVVHTGDLNELGTIVKNGVQENKAFYHTYMEALRKMGRS comes from the coding sequence ATGATGGAGGAAGGCAAAACCCTTTTTAATGAAGTGGCATCCGGTTCTTACGATGCCTCAGATCGGCCTTTTGATTTTGTGACGGAACAGGGAGAAACGGCTCTCGTTTGTGAATCCGATCCCGGCCTGAAGGATAAAACAGGGCAGGCCCTTTTTTCCCTGGGCTATTCGGTGAAGGAGGCGGAATCCGTCAGGGATGCCCTCAAAAAGATGCGTTTTCACGTCTTCGATGTCATTGTCGTCAATGCAGATTTCGATGAGGGAAAGGGCGCCCGTGAACTTCTGACGGCTCTCGAATTGCTGGATGTGTCCATCCGGAGACGGATATTCGTCACTCTTGTCGGCGACTCTTTCCGCACCAGGGACAGCATGGCGGCCTTCCACCGGAGCGTCAATCTGGTTGTTCATACCGGGGATCTCAATGAACTGGGGACCATTGTCAAAAACGGTGTGCAGGAAAACAAGGCCTTTTATCATACCTATATGGAAGCCCTGAGAAAAATGGGGAGATCATAA
- a CDS encoding mitochondrial fission ELM1 family protein gives MTPLKVVAFFDGRPGHEKQTHGVVNALARRTPIEIVEKRHVTPLVSSTLINWGRWLAVMFPGAGSGQSGPVDLIVGTGTHVHIPMLLLKRSRGGRTVTCMTPDVLLRRHMDLCFVPVHDQVRPDRNIFTTIGPPGISTDRGIHESDRGLILIGGIDPKSHVWDSEEVFSQVKAVIEKDASKKWTITSSPRTPEEMCVLLERFAAGRQGVSFFPARETPRGWIEEAYDRNECVWVTADSVSMVYEALTAGCRVGIFPMRWKKKKGKFHRSEQYLIENGMVTNFEAWISGKSRMKKPEPLNEAARCAEEILKRWWPERLK, from the coding sequence ATGACGCCCTTGAAGGTAGTTGCATTTTTCGATGGAAGACCCGGACATGAGAAACAGACCCACGGCGTCGTCAATGCCCTTGCACGGCGGACTCCAATCGAGATCGTAGAAAAGCGGCACGTAACGCCCCTGGTTTCGTCAACCCTGATCAACTGGGGCCGCTGGTTGGCGGTAATGTTCCCAGGCGCGGGAAGCGGGCAATCCGGTCCCGTGGATCTCATCGTGGGAACAGGCACCCATGTGCACATCCCGATGCTTTTGTTAAAGAGAAGTCGGGGTGGCAGGACCGTGACGTGCATGACGCCGGATGTTCTGCTGAGAAGGCATATGGATCTCTGTTTTGTCCCCGTGCATGATCAGGTGAGGCCAGACCGCAATATCTTCACTACGATCGGTCCGCCGGGCATCTCGACCGACAGAGGAATCCATGAAAGCGACAGGGGACTGATTCTGATCGGCGGCATTGATCCTAAAAGTCATGTGTGGGATTCCGAAGAGGTCTTTTCCCAGGTCAAGGCGGTGATAGAAAAGGATGCTTCGAAGAAGTGGACTATCACCTCCTCACCAAGAACGCCGGAAGAGATGTGCGTGCTGCTGGAACGTTTTGCCGCCGGGCGTCAGGGTGTCAGCTTTTTTCCGGCACGTGAGACGCCGCGAGGATGGATTGAAGAAGCGTATGATCGCAATGAATGCGTCTGGGTTACAGCAGACAGTGTTTCCATGGTTTATGAAGCCCTGACTGCCGGGTGTCGCGTCGGTATTTTCCCCATGAGATGGAAAAAGAAAAAGGGAAAATTCCATCGAAGCGAGCAATACCTGATAGAAAATGGCATGGTGACGAATTTTGAAGCATGGATTTCCGGAAAAAGCAGGATGAAAAAACCGGAACCGCTTAACGAAGCCGCGCGGTGCGCGGAGGAAATATTGAAACGATGGTGGCCGGAACGATTAAAGTAG
- a CDS encoding glycosyltransferase encodes MSSLLWWGRSDRDYSRNRIVLTLLSEMGFQIQYFHPRSSYTGFMEAHFHDFEKPDVIWVPCFRQKDILSASRWAKKWNIPLIVDPLISAYEKEVFERNKWSPESRKAEKRRLWEADLFSLADVVVADTPAHAEFFSETLGVNPRMLSVLYVSAETDFFKSASSERNPASGRHEILFYGSFLQLQGVDTIVQAAGIFPDMNVRWVLLGDGELKPAMEKAARRHKNIAFEPWIPYASLPSRIAQADILLGIFGSTKKAELVIPNKMFQAMAAGKPVITRYSKAYPPDMFASDVIGWVPCGDPASLAEKVREWIREPEKLAQRGEKTRELFDRFFSKEKMKEMLSNILSKASGENF; translated from the coding sequence ATGTCTTCGCTGCTGTGGTGGGGCCGCTCTGACCGGGATTATTCCCGGAATCGCATCGTGTTGACATTACTGTCAGAGATGGGATTTCAAATTCAATATTTCCACCCCCGCTCCAGCTATACCGGCTTTATGGAGGCACATTTCCATGACTTCGAAAAGCCCGATGTGATATGGGTGCCCTGCTTCCGGCAAAAGGATATTTTGTCCGCATCCCGCTGGGCAAAAAAATGGAACATTCCTCTTATTGTTGATCCTTTGATTTCCGCGTATGAAAAAGAGGTTTTTGAACGCAACAAATGGAGCCCTGAATCACGTAAGGCAGAAAAAAGAAGGTTGTGGGAAGCCGATCTGTTTTCTCTTGCCGATGTCGTCGTTGCCGATACGCCTGCGCATGCAGAATTTTTTTCAGAAACCCTTGGAGTGAATCCGCGGATGCTTTCCGTACTTTATGTAAGTGCGGAAACCGATTTCTTTAAATCGGCATCTTCAGAAAGAAATCCTGCTTCCGGCCGGCATGAAATTCTGTTTTATGGAAGTTTTCTGCAGCTTCAGGGCGTGGATACGATTGTGCAGGCTGCAGGAATCTTTCCTGACATGAATGTCCGGTGGGTACTGCTGGGTGATGGAGAGTTGAAGCCGGCGATGGAAAAGGCGGCCAGGAGGCATAAGAACATTGCCTTTGAACCGTGGATACCCTATGCGAGTCTGCCGAGTAGAATAGCGCAGGCCGATATATTACTTGGAATCTTCGGTTCCACAAAGAAAGCGGAACTTGTCATACCCAACAAGATGTTCCAGGCCATGGCGGCCGGCAAACCCGTAATCACAAGGTATTCAAAAGCCTATCCTCCGGACATGTTCGCGTCGGACGTGATCGGATGGGTTCCCTGCGGGGATCCTGCATCACTCGCGGAAAAGGTGCGGGAATGGATAAGGGAACCGGAGAAGCTTGCACAAAGAGGAGAAAAAACAAGGGAACTTTTTGACAGGTTTTTTAGTAAGGAAAAAATGAAGGAAATGCTCAGCAATATACTCTCAAAGGCATCAGGTGAGAATTTCTGA
- a CDS encoding glycosyltransferase family 4 protein → MVAGTIKVVQMLPDLNEGGVEKGTLELGAFLTESGHQSIVISGGGRMVSQLESEGSRHLTWPHIGEKSPRCLNYFFPLRRFLLKEGVDIVHLRSRLPAWVAFLAWKSLPVKRRPVLITTFHGFYSVNFYSAIMTRGERIIAVSKTIADHIREAYDVAAERIVLIPRGLDEEQFNPENVTVERIRNLKERWGLNGNTDPVVMLPGRVTRLKGQDVFLQSLAGIKELPWKAIMVGESDATSEYTRILEKMVGDPDLRERVKFVGHCSDMPAAMTLADIVVSTSTKPESFGRTSVEAQAMRKPVIVSAHGGSLETVLDGKTGWHVKPGDSEALSACLRIALSDESVRKKMGVEGRKWVVSQFTVTKMCEKTVALYQELLLRKSSWSQI, encoded by the coding sequence ATGGTGGCCGGAACGATTAAAGTAGTTCAGATGCTGCCTGATCTGAATGAAGGAGGAGTGGAAAAAGGCACTTTGGAACTGGGTGCTTTTCTGACTGAGTCGGGTCACCAGTCCATTGTCATTTCCGGCGGTGGCCGCATGGTTTCCCAGCTGGAGAGCGAGGGAAGCCGCCATCTGACCTGGCCGCATATCGGGGAAAAAAGCCCAAGGTGCCTGAACTATTTCTTCCCGCTCCGGCGATTTCTTCTCAAAGAGGGGGTGGATATTGTTCATCTGCGTTCCAGGCTGCCGGCCTGGGTCGCCTTTCTTGCATGGAAGAGCCTGCCTGTAAAAAGACGTCCTGTTCTGATCACAACCTTTCACGGCTTCTATTCCGTAAATTTTTACAGTGCCATCATGACCAGAGGTGAACGGATCATCGCCGTCTCCAAAACCATTGCCGATCACATCAGGGAAGCATATGACGTGGCAGCGGAGAGAATCGTACTGATTCCAAGAGGTCTTGACGAGGAACAGTTCAATCCGGAAAACGTGACGGTTGAACGCATCCGCAATCTGAAAGAACGCTGGGGATTGAATGGCAATACGGATCCGGTTGTAATGCTTCCCGGAAGAGTGACCAGGTTGAAGGGACAGGATGTATTCCTGCAAAGCCTTGCCGGGATAAAAGAGTTGCCCTGGAAAGCGATCATGGTCGGTGAATCGGATGCAACATCGGAATATACGCGGATCCTTGAAAAAATGGTTGGCGACCCGGATCTCAGGGAAAGGGTAAAGTTCGTCGGGCATTGCAGCGATATGCCAGCAGCCATGACGCTGGCAGACATCGTGGTTTCGACGTCGACGAAACCGGAATCGTTCGGGAGAACTTCGGTCGAGGCTCAGGCAATGAGAAAACCTGTGATTGTATCTGCCCATGGGGGCAGTCTGGAAACCGTTCTGGACGGGAAAACGGGCTGGCATGTGAAGCCCGGGGATTCCGAAGCGCTTTCCGCCTGCCTGCGCATTGCTCTTTCAGATGAAAGTGTCCGGAAAAAGATGGGTGTAGAAGGAAGAAAATGGGTGGTCAGTCAATTCACTGTTACAAAGATGTGCGAAAAAACAGTCGCCCTCTATCAGGAACTGCTTTTGAGGAAGAGTAGCTGGTCTCAGATATGA
- a CDS encoding glycosyltransferase family 10 domain-containing protein, producing the protein MISKDIIKTSSQPIIVKLMARMSPDSMEQHFRRQLPDGDGLWGRCRFVFDAAAEEYDWLVVYHDLYRAPGSLSIEKLRCPREKTILITTEPSTITVYGKDYLRQYGTVITFQEPWVISHPNAVFTQPGLVWFYGFPDSGGHIRSYDELRVAEPPEKNKLISTVCSSRKGALTLHSRRVRFTEQLKSAIPELDIFGHGVKPMSDKAEALDPYQYHITIENHVYPHHLTEKLPDAFLGYTLPFYHGSPNAADYFPPESFIYIDIRDFKRSRDIIRSTIANNEYQDRLPYIIEARRRVLDEHNIFALLDRYISKTDGRFSAKTQSGADQFIMNRQTLRLKKPLIGIRSLAEKAVTKGKLRFLKCRSYLLSRDTMDTFSLRGN; encoded by the coding sequence ATGATTTCTAAAGATATAATAAAGACTTCATCTCAACCCATTATTGTCAAACTGATGGCCCGCATGTCGCCGGATTCCATGGAGCAACACTTTCGCCGTCAACTTCCCGATGGCGACGGCCTATGGGGAAGATGCCGTTTCGTTTTCGACGCTGCCGCGGAAGAATATGACTGGCTGGTGGTTTATCACGATCTGTATCGTGCACCCGGTTCACTGAGCATTGAAAAGCTTCGCTGCCCCCGCGAAAAGACCATTCTCATCACCACCGAGCCGTCAACGATTACGGTTTACGGGAAAGATTACCTGCGTCAATATGGTACGGTCATTACATTTCAGGAACCCTGGGTGATTTCTCATCCCAATGCTGTCTTCACCCAGCCGGGGCTTGTCTGGTTTTACGGATTTCCCGATTCCGGGGGACACATCCGTTCCTATGATGAACTGCGCGTTGCTGAACCGCCTGAAAAAAACAAATTGATTTCTACGGTCTGTTCGAGCAGGAAAGGAGCGCTGACCCTTCATTCCCGGCGGGTCCGCTTTACAGAGCAGCTCAAGTCGGCTATTCCGGAACTGGATATATTCGGCCACGGCGTTAAGCCCATGTCCGACAAGGCCGAAGCCCTGGATCCTTACCAGTATCATATCACCATTGAAAATCATGTCTATCCGCACCATCTGACTGAAAAGCTGCCTGATGCGTTTCTCGGTTACACTCTGCCGTTTTATCATGGCAGCCCCAACGCGGCAGACTATTTTCCCCCGGAAAGCTTTATTTACATCGATATCAGGGATTTTAAAAGATCCCGGGATATTATTCGAAGCACGATTGCCAACAACGAGTATCAGGACCGACTGCCATACATCATTGAAGCCCGCCGCAGGGTGCTTGATGAGCACAATATTTTTGCTCTCCTGGACCGTTATATCAGCAAAACCGACGGGAGATTCAGCGCGAAGACTCAAAGCGGCGCTGATCAATTCATCATGAATCGGCAGACCCTCCGGCTGAAAAAACCTCTGATCGGAATTCGAAGTCTGGCAGAAAAAGCCGTGACAAAAGGAAAACTCCGATTCCTTAAATGCCGAAGCTATTTATTGTCCAGAGACACAATGGACACTTTTTCACTGCGGGGAAATTGA